One Candidatus Alcyoniella australis genomic window, ATCAGTTTGAGATTTTTCCTACTAAGCTCAAAGGCGATGCAATTGTGTGCGCGGGGGATTGATCAGCGGGTTCTCATCCGAAAATAGGACTGACCAGCGTTATTGGCAAAGCAGGACACTGGGTGCGTCCGCCAGTAGATGAAAAGAAGTCTTAACCTGTCTCGATTAACTGGGCGCCTTTGAGAACCCGCTGAGCAAGCCCCCGTGCGAACCAGACGACTATCTCGTCAGATCTTGGACCGGCAAGCTGAAAAGAATCTCAAACTGATTTCAGCCGAGCGCCCACCCAATAATGTTATTCAACATTATTATCCACCCCCCTCTGTTTTCCGACGCGGAGAAAGTCGTGGCGCTACGACCAGAGGACTACGCGAGTTTTGCCCCCGGCTCAAAGCCGGGCAGCGCCTTTGAGAACGCGCTGAGCGAGCCCCCGTGCGAACCAGATAACTACCTCGTCAGATCTTAGACCGGCAATCTGAAAAGAATCTCAAACTGATTTCAGCCGAGCGCCCATCCAATAATGTTATTCAACATTATTACCCCTCCCCCATCTTCCCGGCAGGGTCGGTTTTTGACACCCTGTGACGGCTCGTGTCAGGATTATCCTCACTTGCAAAGGAGCTTTGATGATCGGAACCCTGTTGAGGATCGCCGGTGGGTACCTGGGCGAGCCGCAGGAAGTCGAACCCCTGGAGTTCGAACAGGTCCCCTATCCCAAGCGCATGCTGCAGGGCAAAACCCTGCGCCTTTGTTGCGTGGGCGCGGGCGACGCGCCGGGCGCGCCGATCGTATTTCTGCACCCGGGTTCGGCCGACCTCACGGCCTTTGCGCCGCAGATGGCCGCGCCTTCCGACCAGCGCCGGGTGATCGCTCTTGATTTGCCGGGCCACGGTAAGTCCGATCGTCTGAGCGAACCGTTGACCATCGAGGGCCTGATGTTTTATCGACCCTGCTTGGCCAGCGGCGTGCTGGTCGATAAAATGCTGCGTCTCAAGAGCGGCTCGGGCTATGATCAGGCAGTCCCAGGAGATGATCATGCACAACGTGCTGCACTGGGACGTGCGCAGCCGCCTGCGCAAAATCGAATGCCCCACGCAGATAGTCTGGGGCCGCAACGACAGAATGCTGCCCGCGGCCCAGGCCCGGGCTTTTAACAGCGGGATCGTCGACAGTCGGCTGACGCTGAGCATTGCGGGCACATGCCGCAGCTCGAACAGCCCGAACAAACGACCCGCATACTAGGCGAATTTCTGACATGACGCACAAAATCGGCGACGACTATCAGAAGCTGACCAAGTACCACCGCGACCGCATGAGCGGCGGCCCGGACTGGACCAGCCAGGCCCCGCCTTTCAAGCTCTATAAGAGCGTGCCGCACGTCAAGCTGCCGCCGCCCGAGCAGGACGGCGGTCCGCCGTTGTGGAATGTAATCCGCAGCCGTCGCTCGGAACGCGACTTCGATCAGGAGCGGACAATCAGCGCCGGACAGGTCTCCACCGTGCTTTGGGCGGCCCAGGGAATAACCGAGCATCTGGGGAGCTTCCCATTGCGCTCCGTACCCAGCGCCGGAGCGCTCTACCCGGTTGAGACCTACATCGCCCTGGGAAACGTCAGCAGCATCGATCCGGGGATCTACCACCTGGACCTGCTCGGCTGGCGGCTCGAACGCCTCAGCCGCGGCGATCCCCGGCCTGCCCTGGCCCGCGCCGCACTGGACCAGGAGATGGTTCTGCGGGCCGCCGCGACACTAGTGATGTCGACGATCATCGACCGCTCCAAATGGAAGTACGGCGAACGCGCCTACCGCTACATGTACCTCGACGCCGGTCACATCGGGCAGAACGTGGCCCTGGCGGCCAAGGCGTTGGGAATGGGAAGCTGCGCCGTGGGCGCATTTTTCGATGACGAGGTCGACGCGGTGTTCGGCCTCGACGGAGAGCAGGAGACCGCGATCTACCTGACCTGTTTCGGCCCGATCACGCCGTGAGCGCCCCGCGCCGCCGATCGATCCTCCTCGGATCGTGCATCGCACTGGCGGCGCTGCTGACCCTGGCCGACTACTGGTACCTGTCCCTGGACAACATGCCGCTGGCCAACAACGAGTTCGAGTTCCTGCAAGAGGCGCGCGGGCTGTCAGGCGGCGAACAATCACTGCTCGGGCTGATTCGCAGCAAGGTGCATCCGCCGCTGTTGCAGCTGCTCGCGGCCCCGGTCGCGCTGTTGTGCGGCCAACACAACGAACTTACCATCGCCGTGTTCAACGGCCTGTGGCTGCTGATGACGATCTACTGCACGGCGCTGTGCGTGCAGATCCTGTCCGCTGGCAAGCGGCTGCTCGGCCCGCTGATCGCCGCGGCGATCAGCGGCACGTTCTCCGGCGTGCTGGCCTTCTCGCGCGTGCTGACTTTTGAGCCGATGCTCGCCGGATTGAGCATGGCCACGGTGCTCTGCGCGCTGCTGCTCTACCGGCGGCGCAACGTGAGGTACGCCCTGGGGCTAGCCGCGTTGGTCCTATGCGGCCTGGCGACCAAGGGCTCCTACCCCCTCTACGTGGTCGCGCCGCTTGGTGCGCTGATCGTCTGTGACCTGTGGCGCAGCGCCGGCTCGCGAACACGCGTTGCGGGACGCTGGGCGCTGGCCCTGGCGCTGCCGGTGGCCCTGGCCGCACCGTATTACCTGCACCACATGCTGACCATGGCGACCGCGGTGGACGCGCACACGCCGGACAAGCTGTCGTGGTCCGGTGGCTGGGGCGGCTACTTCATGTACCGTCACGGCGTGCCGCAGAACTTCTTCCTGGTCTACCTACAGGGATTAATGCGGCAGTCGACGGGCGCGCCCGCGCCGCTGTTGGCGGCATTGGGCTGTCTGGTCTTGGCGCTGCGCCGACGCTGGGGGCTGCTGGCCCTGAGCATTATCTGGACAGCGGGCACGATGCTCGCCTTCTTTTGCCTGGGGCTGCTCGGCGTGCACTCGATCCTCTGCGACCGCTACCTGATCCCGGCTCTGCCCGTTTTCGCCCTGATCGCCGGGCTGGCCCTGGACCAGCTCCAACAATCGCGCGGCGTGCGCCACGCGGCTCTGATCGCGGTGCTGGGCTGCTGCCTGTTGGTGGCCCCCGTAGCGCAGCTGCTGACCCCGGTGGGGCCGCCTGACAAACAGTTTGATTATGTTGAGGACGATCAGACCGCTGTCTGGGTCAACGATTTGCAAGGTCGGCGCTACGATCATTGCGGCCTGCTCACGCCCCACCACTTCGATCAATCGGAGCTGCGCCGGCTCGCCTGCCGCGGCGGGTTCGGAGACCTGGAGATTAAATGCCCGCAGGAGTAGTATCGGGCCTGCGAGGATCCGTAGGAATTGAACAGGAGATTTGAAATGGCGAACCTGGCTGAACTGATCGCTAAAACCGGCGCGACCATCGAACAGATCCGCGAGCATCTCGACGCGCTGTCCGCGTCCGAACGCACTGCTCAGGTAGTGGCCCTGGGCCGCAAACAGCAGGAGCTGCTGTGGGAGCTGGCCGAGACCGATCCGCAGAAATTGACAATGGACTACCTGGTTCCCGAGGGGACCGATCCGCTAAAGCCGATCCCGTTCGAGGGCAAGAACTCGCTGCCGGTGTTCACCCGCTTCCGCAAGGTGTTCTACCGCCTGGCCGACGGCCGGGTCGCGGGGTACAACGATCAAAAGATGGGCCGAATCACCGGGCCGGGCTACTACATCGCCCACCCAAGCCCCGAGGGCGCGCCCGGTCCGCTGGTCGTCGATTACACGATGATCCCCAACGAGCACCCCGCGGGCTGGCCCGAGATCAAGCACAACGAGTCCGGGCTCTCGCGCTTCGTCTACGGCGGGATGCACGACTTTTTGCGCTACGTCAGCGACCGGGTGATCATCGGACGCGCCTACCGGGCGCAGGACGGCAGCGCGATGTCCAACTGGTTTATGTTGGTCAAACCCGAATAACTCTCCGGACCGCGCTACTGGATCCGCAAATAGATCGAGGTCGCCACGCGCCGCTCGCCGAGCAGACACTCGATCGGCTCGCGGCGCATCACCTCGCCCGCGCGCTCGAATCGATCGAGGGCGGCGCGGTCCTCGCGGCTCAGACCCAGCAGCAGCACTCCGTCCACGCACGAACCCGACTCGGGTTCCAGCCGCAGATCCAGCCGGTCGCCATCGCGCAGCACGCTACGGCGATAGCCCTCGATCCGCGCCGGGGCGAATGGCAGCCAATGGCCGGTCAGCTCGCGGATCAGCCGCGGGTTGATTAAAAGCCCCCAGACAAAGGCGCTGTCGCCCTCCAGCAACCGATCGAGGGCAGCGGGCTCGTCTTGCGGCGCAATCAGCAACGACAGCGAATCGGTATCGAACTCAACTGCAAACATCCGGCACCTCCGGCATCCCTGCGACGCGTTGCGTCATGGCCGTAGATGGCAAAGGGGGCGCAGCAACGCCGCGCCCCCTGTTTCAATTCCCCGAAGTCTGAAGCTGTTTATTTCTTCTTCGGCGGAACCACGGCCTCGCTGAAAGCCTTGGTCAGGCGGGCCTTGACCACGGTCTTGGCCGGAATCTTCATCGCCTCGCCGGTGGCGGGATTGCGGCCCATACGAGCCTTGCGCTGCTTCTTGGTGATCTTGCCGATTCCCGGAACGGTGAAGGCGCCGACGGTCTTGGTCTGCTTGGCGGCCAGCTCTACGAGGTCCTCGAAAAACGCCACGACGTTCTTCTTGGGCATCTCATGCTTCTCGGCGAAGTAGGTGACGATCTGAGCTTTGGTCATCGGTTTTTTAACGGTTGCCATCCTGGATTCTCCTTGATTAATTGTTAACTCATAGCCCCTGTTTATATAGGTCTGCGCTTGTTGGCGATGCAGAATATAAGCACGTTCCGAACGGGCAGGCAACTATTTTTCATCGCGATCGGCCCCTTGTACGAGGATTTTTGCGATGCGCGCCAATCCGTCGATGTCGTGCACGTCGCGCTGGAACTGCTGGACCGCCAGCGATGAGATTTGCGCGGGGAAATCTTGGAGGAAATGTTCGATGGCCGCCAGGTCCATCCGCCCCAGATCGCTTAGGTCGGCCAGCCGTTTTCCCAGCCCGTAAACCAGCTGCCCCTGCTCGTCCTTGTTCTCGATCCACTTGGCGAGTTTGGACGGACCGCGCAGGGCGCGGCGCAGCTCGAACGGGCCCGCCAGATCGGCCCGAGCCAGCAGGTCGGGATGTACGCGATTGAAGATCACTGCGCCGAGATCCATTTCGAACTCGATCAGCTTCTCGGCGAAAAATTGCGCCTCGGACAGCGCCAACTCCGTGGGGCTGGTCACCAGTACAAA contains:
- a CDS encoding SagB/ThcOx family dehydrogenase, which translates into the protein MTHKIGDDYQKLTKYHRDRMSGGPDWTSQAPPFKLYKSVPHVKLPPPEQDGGPPLWNVIRSRRSERDFDQERTISAGQVSTVLWAAQGITEHLGSFPLRSVPSAGALYPVETYIALGNVSSIDPGIYHLDLLGWRLERLSRGDPRPALARAALDQEMVLRAAATLVMSTIIDRSKWKYGERAYRYMYLDAGHIGQNVALAAKALGMGSCAVGAFFDDEVDAVFGLDGEQETAIYLTCFGPITP
- a CDS encoding gamma-glutamylcyclotransferase family protein; this translates as MFAVEFDTDSLSLLIAPQDEPAALDRLLEGDSAFVWGLLINPRLIRELTGHWLPFAPARIEGYRRSVLRDGDRLDLRLEPESGSCVDGVLLLGLSREDRAALDRFERAGEVMRREPIECLLGERRVATSIYLRIQ
- a CDS encoding HU family DNA-binding protein produces the protein MATVKKPMTKAQIVTYFAEKHEMPKKNVVAFFEDLVELAAKQTKTVGAFTVPGIGKITKKQRKARMGRNPATGEAMKIPAKTVVKARLTKAFSEAVVPPKKK